A window of Amaranthus tricolor cultivar Red isolate AtriRed21 chromosome 8, ASM2621246v1, whole genome shotgun sequence genomic DNA:
TTGCTTTTGACTCAAAAATAGCCCAAATACGAATCATAATTCATCTTTTTCAATTTGCGGATCATATGACACTAGATGGGCTAGTCACCCATTTTCTGATATTTCTGATGTTTTTATGCCCGGAGCTGCCTAATGTTCCATCCTTAAAAATATTAGATGTAAGATTTGATTTTCTGAAGGTATACACATTTTAAAGGATATTTTGGATGCAAAACAGTTTACCttttgtgtttaatctttgCCGAGTGTTTATCATCCTAGCACTATAACCACGTTGATAGTGATTTAATTTATGATAGTATACCGAGCTGTGTCTCAATCTCAACACCCAGCAGGAATGCAGAAACGGGGCTCTGCCTACtacaaatatttattattttcactCTTTATAGCTCTCTTCTTTTCTCTAACAGGAGAGCTCCAATTTGAACTGTACAGAAATCCAAACATTTGGTGAGCTTGTGAAAACTGTTGGAAGGCAAGTACTCAGATCTCTTTTTCTCCTTTGAAGATGACTACTCTGTATAGCCCATGATTATTAATTATCTAAACATTCTATACAGATGTCTCGAAAGCCCTGATGTTGACAACCTTAGTATAGATGATTTCGTGAAGATGGAGAAACAACTAGCTGATGCCCTTGTACAGACTCGTAACCGAAAGGTCCTCCTCTTCCCTTGTATAAGTTCTTTTGTCTAAGATATTAGGTTTTGATTTAGTGAGCTAAACATGGTTCATATGGCGCGACAGGCTATTGAGGTTCCTGTTTCCTTGTTTTGTAAGACGAACTCATTTCTTTCCTGTAGTAAACATGAAATCCTACACTCGACTTCTTTTCATTAATGTCATTCTCCTCAGAATGTGTTGCAATGCCAAAGTAGTCTTTATATATAAGCTAATGTTGACAAATGgccttatttttggaaaaagtaCTAGTTACTACCTAAGGTATGCGACTGTTGGCAAAAGAATCTATATTTATTTCGTTTCTGCTTCTACCTTATTACAAGTTTCAGATATATCCATCACCTTGAGCCTCCTCTTGGTGTGCTTTTGGAGAATGAGTGGACAATCACGTaacttttggattttctgaattttgtgcCTTAGGTTCTTATAAAGCAACGACGCACTAGGCAAGAAACATGCTGCAAACAAGGATACAGCAGGCCCATCTGTCGCTGGATCGAAACAAAAGTATCAAAGTTCTCGCATGAAGAAGAAAGAGTTCAAGCAATTATCTAGATTTTGATGAAAAAGATGATGTTCAAGACTGTGACAAACAAATTTCTCCAAAAGGAACATCATCGAGAAATCAAGCAAAGGAAGAGGAACATGGATACTACTGGGTATATGTATAGTCCATCATGGGGATCTTCGACAATAATGTAGAACAAATCGAGAGAAAACGAGATATGTCCCTGCTTTTACATGTGGAACACTTGGGCTTTCTTGGGGATGAGTTGATGCACGCAATAATACACAACATGGTCGACACATTGGCTTAGCTTAGATGGTTGACATGCTTGTTACAAAATTGTGACACAGATTGATGGTCTTAGGAATCATTATCGTCTTGCATCACTTTTAGTCAAACCTTTTCAGCTTCTGGGGTGGTATTCGCGGAGTCATAGATTGCATAATCAAACATGTTTTAAGGTTCATTATCGTCTTGCATCTCTTTAGTCGAATCTTTTCATCTTCTGATGGTATTTGTAGAGTCGTAGATTGCATAATCAAACATGATTTACCGTAAATCATTGTTGTATATTTCACTATTCTTACAGTATGATATCAAAGTTCTAGAAACAAGCCTAATTTCTATGGATTTTTGATAGACTGTATGGCAAGCATCCTCAGCAGTCATGTCCTAAGTAACTAGCAATTGTATCTACATCTATAACAAGTTACGTATATGCCACATTTGATAACCTAATTTGATAAACAAAATAAGAATTAGTAAGATCTCATACCACATCATCAGTTTTCTCTGTATTGCAAAGACCGTCAAGCATCTTAGCTAAGCAAATTCTCACTTTTATGAACAAAGTAAGAATCCGCTTAGCTAAGATCAAAGAAACTGAAGAAAATTGGTATATAGTATGAGATCTTACTGATTCTTATTTTGTTTATCAAATTAGGTTATCAAATGTGGTATTTGTTCTTGGCATACACATCTTGTAACTTGTTATAGATGTATATATCATGCTGGTTTCGAGTTGAAGTCGCTTGTCATACAGTCCATCAGAAATCCATTAATATTAGGCTTGTTTCTAGAACTTTCTTATCatactataaaaaaaaagtgaaatatgCAACAATCATTTACCTTAAAAAACGCTTGATTATGCGGTCTACGGCTCTTCAAATACATCAGAAGATGAAAAGGTTCGACTTAATAGAAATGCAAGGCGATAATGATTCCCAAGACCACCAAACTATGCCACAATCTTGTAACAAGCCTATCAACCATCTTAACTAAGCGGATGTGTCGACTATGTCAAGTATTATTGTGGGCACCAACCCGACCCCAAGAAAGCCCCAACATAAATCTCGTTTTCCTTCGATGCGTTCTACAGTATTGTCGAAGAATCCCCTAAAGTTTACCGATGATGGACCATacatatatacccaatagtaccCATATACCCCTTCCTTCGCTTGATTTCTCGATGATGTTCGTTTAGAAAAATTTGTTTGCGACAATCATGAGGATCATTTTTGTCATCAGaattttgataattgatggAACTATTTCTTCTCCCCCCCTCTTCATGCGAAAACTTTGATATTTTCGGTTTGATCCAGCAACAGATGGTCCTGCTGTATCCTTGTTTGCAGCACGCTTTTGGAAAAAATGTATGGCCAATCACATAATCCTTTCAATTAGATGCGCTTTCTAAATTTAAGCACCTAAGTCATCCCTCCAATTTACCAGCAGCCGTCTCAGACATCGTTTTAGCTTGTTTGTCCCAATACACCAAAATACAAGAAGTCTCTCTTGAAATTGTTTAGCTGCTCTAACTTGCTTGTACCAGAACTCCAAACTCAACATGTCCATTCTGTAATCGGTTAAGCTTGTTTATCATAGAACATTGTTCGCCGACTGTTGTTTTCTATTGTTCTTATCAGACTCAGCTGATGCTAGAATCTCTGGTTACACTCCGTGAACAGGTACAACGGCTCTATCCTTTAACTAGTATCATCATCTGATTAGAGCGGTGTTATACTTCTATTAGTTAGAGCTCAATCCTCTTTAAGTTCACAAATAACTTTTCAAGGGACTGATGCCTTAATATTTGAACAAAATGCTGTCTGTTCTTGGTCTGCTGTTGGGATTTGTAAGTAGCTCGCTGCTCGTAGACTGTAGCACTTCAACAAAGTAGTAGAAAGCCTCTCCAAGAGGCGTCTCTCAGGCCCAACCCGACAAAGCTTAATATATACTCttactttatattttcctttatGGACCGACTGaatttgagagaccatctttcacaagaatttgtgtatactTGTAACTTCTTCAAAGCACTTGGACCCTCTTGTGATTCCAAGGGATTTAatttattgttgattgttctTGTCCCTTCCCTCGTTAAATTTTTCGGCTAGGTGATCAATGCAGTTCCGTAGTGTCCTCGTTCATGGTCAATGGTTTCTAAGATTCTCCATTCATGTGGATTGAAATCATCTTTTTTGATAAAAGTATGGTCTGCCATCATTCAACCCTCCCAAATTGGATATATTTGGGTAATGATAAGCTGAAGCTAAGAAATTCAAACCCAAGAGACATAGGTTCAATATTTTTCTAAACCAAGTAGCAAACCTACTACCAGCCATTTCTgatcttaaaaataataattatggaCATGAATGCAAGCTCATGTTTATCCTGCTTCAATTTGCTGCATCCGTTTCTACCTTAACTGCAATCTCTCTTTTGACAGGAAAAGACTCTGAAAGCAGAAAACGAGCAGCTAAAGAAAAAGGTAGACCGTAAACATGATCTGTAGAAAAATAACGGTAGCCTAAACGTATAAAAATAAAGCAGCCTTCATATTCATTTGTGGATTGCAGGTTGCAACTTCGATTGCCACATCAAAGAATGGAAACAAATTAGGATGTGACGGCATAATTGATTTGAATGCACATTTGCCATCCTCGCAGCTGAAAACGACACTTCCTTTGCTGTGGTAACTGCTGTTCGGAGTAGCAGCTAAGCATTGAGCATCCTTTTTTCGCAGCAAGGATGCTAATTAGGCGGTCTATTCGGAACCGGAATATCATTGTATTTGACATCAAGCGTGAATTCGCACATAATTTGACTCGATTCTTCGATCCAAAATTTTCACTCTATGATTGTCCTCTATGTAATTGCACTATTCTATCCACTATGTACAACTATTTTACTACACCAGTGTAATTACGCCATAGTCAATGTAATAAAACAGAAATTACCCAGTTGATCAAATGGTTTTTATGCAAAAACCTATGAGCAAGACTGGTCTAATCCAGTGATCTCGGAATCATGGGTATCTCCTCCTCGGCTGGAATTATTCAGGTTTTACCGACCTAAAATACTAGAATACGAACTCGATATCATTCTATTATACAAGAATGagacaacaatgtcaaagtctTAATTGAAATCGACAACGAATTATTCGTCCAAAGTGACCGTCCAcatattttttcttcatttatatggatcatttttaaattcttattGCCCTCCAATGATTTTCAGTCAAAAGGTATGAGTTAATAAGTCCAGAGTCAAGACCCTCAACTCGAACAAACATGCGACTCTATtgcaaataatataattattcctctggattttaatagttgctacaatCATTAACTACTATATATTTAATAGTTTagtaaaacatagttaagtggaatcttatttgattcgtctttaatgcatattttaataatatcaatttttttgaattttttatcatataaaaacaaagatattaaagattaaaattgtaaattggataggatgaaaaataaaaatattacaactattaaaatcaaaagtatTCGAAGTAAACGTGTTATCTTGAGTTAAATATAACGACTATTAAAATTGTATATTGGATaggatgaaaaaattaaaattaaaattaatgttaTGTTGGTTGAAACTCGaccaataagaaaataagagagAAGATAAATACTTTTTAGGAGAGGAGAAGAAATCTAGATgagaagttttattttattttatttcatactCTAATACAATATTATGTTTCCTTTTATACTACTAAGACTATAACAAACACCCAAATATACCTGTAACAATTAAGCATTGGATTTGGGAACATGCAACAGCCCTTgataatcatcaaaaataaGCTTGTGATAAAGAGGCAATTTGGAGTACTTACAAATTTTAAGTTCCTTGCAAATACACTTGTTACTTCTACTCTGTCCCCACATCTAAATAAAAAGATAGACAAAATAAATTAGTTggttaaatttataacatattacTCAAAATTTAACGGAAATTCAAAGgcaaaaaaatgtgaaaaactataataagaattaaagaataGGCATAGAACAATACTCAAATGTATATtatgaattattatattatatataataaatataatatataataattaaaatatcataGTGAATATCTATCTTCtatgaatataaataaaacaaaataaaaacagttacataatcttctttcaattatatatattcAAGGTTGAAAAATACACATATTCAAGagattcaaatatatatatatatatatatatatatatatatatatatatatatatatatatatatatatatatccgaGACACTAGCTTTAAGATTTCTACttcacaattaataataaatactaaaaaactaaaaagatcCAATAAAATTGGGAGAAAGATAGAATTTGCCATTCACCCAAATTGAGATTGCATTTTCCAATTGAAGCATTCAAtagttaatatatttttttacattattattattattattattattattattattataagacGAGAGAAGATATAAGATTATGTGATAATCAAATCTAATACCTTTTCATAGTATTTGCTCTGCATATGAAATAAATCCAAGCCTAAGCCTGCATTGAATTGTAAATAGTGGTTATATTAGATTATTAGAGTGTTATGGAGTTAgaaaaccttaaaccctaaaaataagaACACAAATTAGTTATAGATGTATGTCTATATATACTAATGGAGAACTGTATATATTGCTATggaaatgtaaataaaaataaataaataatacctaCCGCTAAAATATATTGTGGATCCACTTTGGGTGAGACTTAGCCCACGTGAATTGTCTCTTCAAGAATAATTCTTTTAGTACCGCGTACAGATGAACTACAAGCGTCACCGCTTTGGCTTCCATTATTCTAGGAAATACTTCGTTTtgctattaattttattatttcttcCCATCCCACCaaatataaacttaaaaattaaatgatttaattataaaaaatttaaaaaattaatatttaaaaacaatatatattaaaataaaattattaagattcgacataattatattttcttcAGATAGATTAATAAGAAAtgataacaaattaaaaagtttcCTTTTAGTTTTTACATTTTGACAATACATTTTTATTACATTGCCATAGTGTGCATATAATGCTGATAGAAAGATAGATAAAGAGAAAGATGAGCAACTAAATATTCAAATCCACCGCTTGCAAATACAATTTTGTGTTCAACTTTGTAGCTATCTAATACACATCATGGTTCCAATTTTGCAGGCCAACAAATGTCATCTTTTttttgaatgaaaaaggataattcAGTActaaaacttttatttttttttttaattctcataaTTACCCACCGTCTCGAACGCATTTCTAAGAATGTAAGCATTTATATTTAATGTTTTATACGCATtttgaatatataaattaatacagcttttattttcaaatgttcttcttatttacttttttagcatgtaaactttaaaattaaataattttaattgtgagtttataaaaattataaaaagttgatatttaaaaagtatatattgagacgaaacTAACAAAATTTCACGTGAATATGTTTCTTATATtgatcgatgaaaaatcaaagtcaaaatTTAACGCTAAAATTCgtatattttatttgagaagaacatatgaaaacagaggaagtactttatttatattacaaCCGTTATTTTTTTGAACTCTGGctcgtgtatatatatagacttgggagaagaagagaagatttttcatttaagttttttttgttttcaaagaGAGTTGTTTATTAACAAAATTGAGAAAGAAAATCTATTCACATCTCATTCTTTCAAATTCttccttttaaaattattacccaaataataaaaattctttttattcttttcctCCGATTTCCTTGATTCAATATAGAGTAAAACTACCCTTTGAAAATTCGGCTCACCCCGTAAAATTTGATAATTTCTTATTTAAGACGGTTCCAATATAAAACTGTTCTGAATTGTGTTAAATAGTGCaactaaattatttaaaacattaaatttaaatatgaaatatttaattttttgttttagctTCTTATATATAGA
This region includes:
- the LOC130820628 gene encoding truncated transcription factor CAULIFLOWER D-like isoform X2, encoding MGRRKIEMKRIEDKSNRQVTFSKRRSGLIKKARELSVLCDVDVALLVFSNRGRLYEFFSGASSSSSLSQVLERYQDSIAAEGKALINAEERKESSNLNCTEIQTFGELVKTVGRCLESPDVDNLSIDDFVKMEKQLADALVQTRNRKEKTLKAENEQLKKKVATSIATSKNGNKLGCDGIIDLNAHLPSSQLKTTLPLLW
- the LOC130820628 gene encoding agamous-like MADS-box protein AGL27 isoform X1 → MGRRKIEMKRIEDKSNRQVTFSKRRSGLIKKARELSVLCDVDVALLVFSNRGRLYEFFSGASSSSSLSQVLERYQDSIAAEGKALINAEERKESSNLNCTEIQTFGELVKTVGRCLESPDVDNLSIDDFVKMEKQLADALVQTRNRKTQLMLESLVTLREQEKTLKAENEQLKKKVATSIATSKNGNKLGCDGIIDLNAHLPSSQLKTTLPLLW
- the LOC130820628 gene encoding truncated transcription factor CAULIFLOWER D-like isoform X3: MGRRKIEMKRIEDKSNRQVTFSKRRSGLIKKARELSVLCDVDVALLVFSNRGRLYEFFSGASSSSSLSQVLERYQDSIAAEGKALINAEERKESSNLNCTEIQTFGELVKTVGRCLESPDVDNLSIDDFVKMEKQLADALVQTRNRKVLIKQRRTRQETCCKQGYSRPICRWIETKVSKFSHEEERVQAII